The following proteins are co-located in the Cryptococcus neoformans var. grubii H99 chromosome 1, complete sequence genome:
- a CDS encoding methionine aminopeptidase, type I, with protein MFRVPSQILRRAYHSGPSRFGSYPLLSSSSAITSYPEPLPVPDHIRRPQYVPGNFSTAPWGEHNTPDMGIDNAVEGARITLGSKEERGVRMACKVAADILKRAGDDIVKPGITTAQVDKAIHEMIIEHGAYPSPLGYSNYPKSCTTSVNNVIVHGIPDDRPLHPQDIINIDLTIYLDGYHGDTSATFVLPEVDKLGRELVSATQEALDLGIRACKPGVQISEIGKVIGEFSKRHGFSVNSQISGHGIGKVFHQPPWIFHDVNSEPGKMMPGDCFTIEPCLVQGVNARGDIWDDGWTLATETGARAAQFEHQVLITDDGVEILSI; from the exons ATGTTCAGAGTACCCTCACAGATACTAAGAAGGGCATATCATTCAGGCCCTTCACGCTTTGGTTCATATCcacttctttcctcttcctcagccaTCACATCCTACCCAGAACCCCTGCCAGTCCCAGACCATATCCGTCGCCCGCAGTATGTGCCAGGTAACTTCTCTACCGCCCCTTGGGGGGAGCATAATACTCCAGACATGGGAATAGATAACGCAGTTGAAGGAGCGAGGATAACTTTGGGCAgtaaagaggaaaggggTGTCCGAATGGCTTGCAAAGTCGCTGCAGATATTTTGAAGAGAGCGGGCGACGATATTGTAAAG CCAGGAATAACGACGGCCCAGGTGGATAAAGCCATTCATGAAATGATTATTGAGCATGGCgcttatccttctcctctggGGTACTCCAATTATCCTAAAAGCTGCACGACGTCGGTCAACAACGTTATTGTTC ATGGTATACCTGACGA CCGCCCTTTACATCCCCAAGATATCATAAATATCGACCTGACGATTTATCTGGACGGATATCATGGAGACACATCGGCCACATTTGTCCTTCCTGAAGTAGACAAGCTCGGGCGTGAGCTTGTATCCGCTACCCAAGAAGCGCTAGATCTGGGCATTCGGGCGTGTAAACCAGGCGTGCAAATCAGCGAGATCGGAAAGGTAATTGG GGAGTTTTCTAAAAGACATGGATTCTCCGTGAATTCACAGATATCAGGACATGGTATCGGTAAAGTATTTCATCAACCACCTTGGATTTTCCATGATG TGAACTCAGAACCGGGAAAGATGATGCCAGGAGACTGTTTCACTATTGAACCCTGTCTCGTACAAGGCGTCAACGCGAGAGGTGATATATgggatgatggatggaCCCTAGCCACAGAA ACGGGAGCTCGGGCCGCGCAATTTGAGCATCAAGTATTAATCACGGATGATGGGGTAGAAATCTTGTCAATATAA
- a CDS encoding complement component 1 Q subcomponent-binding protein, mitochondrial: MSLPVRAARPLLRASTLTAAHRIAVASAIRPLSRADCGECGCVSSRAFGTTPLRFGSGETDGTLVSALAAEHKYELESAAAQPEVPAFIESFKAQGVWNIEDAAGSDDVVLTRKFGNETIKLTFQVSDLDATAFDPEYPPAEEDSEASTSGPASITCSLVITKSAAPGALMVDLETCDEGFEITNVAVYDKALADAKGAEGDWERRSRYMGPQFDHLDETVQEAFGSYLAERGVDESLADFVLSYCEHKEQKDYVSWIDQVRGFVEQ, translated from the exons ATGTCTCTGCCCGTTCGTGCGGCtcgacctcttcttcgagcTTCAACTCTCACAGCAGCGCACCGTATTGCCGTCGCCTCTGCCATTCGACCGCTTTCCCGTGCGGACTGTGGAGAGTGTGGGTGTGTCAGCAGCCGAGCTTTCGGCACCACTCCCCTTCGATTTGGTAGCGGTGAAA CCGACGGTACTCTGGTTTCTGCCCTTGCGGCTGAGCACAAATACGAATTGGAATCGGCTGCTGCCCAACCTGAAGTTCCTGCTTTCATTGAGAGCTTCAAGGCTCAAGGCGTCTGGAATATCGAAGACGCTGCCGGCTCTGATGACGTTGTCTTGACTCGAAAGTTCGGTAACGAAAC TATTAAGCTTACTTTCCAAGTATCTGACCTCGATGCTACTGCATTTGACCCCGAATACCCTCCTGCCGAAGAAGACTCTGAAGCTTCTACGTCTGGCCCTGCATCTATCACTTGTTCTTTGGTTATCACCAAGTCTGCTGCTCCGGGAGCATTGATGGTCGACCTCGAAACTTGTGACGAGGGTTTTGAGATCACAAATGTCGCCGTATATGACAAGGCCTTGGCGGATGCGAAGGGCGCCGAAGGTGactgggaaagaagatccAGGTATATGGGTCCTC AATTCGACCACCTCGACGAGACTGTTCAAGAGGCATTTGGCTCTTATCTCGCTGAGCGCGGCGTGGACGAGTCCCTTG CCGATTTTGTCCTCTCTTACTGCGAGCACAAAGAGCAAAAG GACTACGTTTCATGGATTGACCAGGTTCGAGGTTTTGTAGAACAGTAA
- a CDS encoding V-type proton ATPase proteolipid subunit 2 has product MSELCPPWAPFFGFAGVTSAMVFSTVGAAYGTSKAGIGIAGLGTFRPDLIMKSLIPVVMSGIIAVYGLVVSVLIAGNISPSEPYSLFAGFVHLAAGLACGFTGLAAGYAIGIVGDACVRAYLYESKVFVSMVLILIFAEVIGLYGLIVALILNTAVGEAVCGAS; this is encoded by the exons ATGTCTGAATTATGCCCCCCATGGGCTCCATTCTTCGG CTTCGCAGGCGTCACAAGCGCA ATGGTGTTTTCTACAGTTGGAGCAGCTTATGGGACTTCTAAAGCGGGAATAGGAATCGCGGGACTCGGTACCTTCAG ACCCGATCTTATCATGAAG TCTCTAATTCCTGTCGTT ATGTCCGGTA TTATTGCGGTATATGGTCTCGTTGTGTCAGTACTCATTGCCGGTAACA TCTCCCCCTCCGAACCTTACTCTTTGTTCGCCGGGTTCGTCCATCTTGCTGCTGGATTGG CTTGTGGTTTCACTGGTCTAGCGGCAGGGTACGCTATAGGGATTGTCGGGGATGCT TGTGTACGCGCATACCTTTATGAGTCAAAGGTATTCGTTTCAATGGTCCTTATACTTATTTTCGCCGAAGTTATC GGTCTTTATGGTCTTATTGTAGCTTTGATCCTCAATACAGCTGTCGGAGAAGCCGTCTGTGGTGCTAGCTGA
- a CDS encoding T-complex protein 1 subunit eta yields the protein MQGRLPQMQPTVVLLREGTDTSQGTPQLLSNISACLAVAQTIATTLGPRGMDKLIVDDRGLATISNDGATILKLLDVVHPAARTLVDIARAQDAEVGDGTTSVTLLAAEILKEVRSFIEEGVSPHVIIKGLREARTLAIQKINEIAVTIDKSDPAKFRDLLMQCAATSMSSKLIHSQTPFFSNMVVDAVLSLDQNDLDESLIGIKKVPGGGMQDSKLIKGVAFKKTFSYAGFEQQPKSFKDPKVLCLNVELELKAEKDNAEVRVNEVSEYQAIVDAEWSIIYRKLEAIVATGAKVVLSKLPIGDLATQYFADRDIFCAGRVADGDLKRVVQAVGGSIQSTCTDIEPHHLGQCGSFEERQIGGERFNLFEDCPQAKTCTLILRGGAEQFIAEVERSLHDSIMIVKRAIKNNSVVAGGGACEMETSKYLRAHSRTIMGKAQLIVGAVAKALEIIPRQICDNAGLDATDILNKLRMRHAQGETWAGIDVDGEGVQDNMKSFVWEPALVKTNALSSAIDAACLILSVDETVRNPQSEQPQAGPPMPRGAAQQALRGRGRGMPRR from the exons ATGCAAGGAAGACTCCCCCAAATG CAACCCACGGTCGTCCTCCTGCGCG AGGGCACTGACACCTCCCAGGGTACCCCCCAACTTCTCTCTAACATCTCTGCTTGTTTGGCTGTCGCCCAGACTATTGCTACAACGCTAGGGCCGCGAGGAATGGACAAGCTCATCGTAGATGACAGGGGTCTGGCTACTATCTCTA ATGACGGTGCAACTATTTTGAAGCTTTTGGATGTTGTCCATCCCGCGGCGAGGACTTTGGTAGACATAGCAAGAGCTCAGGATGCCGAGGTGGGAGATGGTACCACAAGTGTTACCCTACT TGCTGCGGAGATCTTGAAAGAAGTACGATCTTTCATCGAGGAAGGAGTCTCTCCTCATGTGATCATCAAGGGACTTCGAGAGGCTAGAACTTTG GCTATACAAAAAATCAACGAGATTGCTGTGACAATAGACAAATCTGATCCGGC GAAATTCCGCGACCTTCTCATGCAATGTGCCGCCACTTCCATGTCTTCCAAGCTCATCCACTCCCAAActccctttttctccaaCATGGTTGTTGACGCCGTTCTTTCTCTTGATCAAAATGATCTCGACGAGTCTCTTATCGGTATCAAGAAGGTTCCTGGTGGTGGTATGCAAGATTCCAAACTCATCAAGGGTGTCGCTTTCAAAAAAACCTTTTCGTATGCCGGTTTCGAACAGCAGCCCAAGAGCTTCAAGGATCCCAAAGTGCTTTGTCTGAATGTAGAGCTTGAGCTCAAAGCCGAAAAGGACAACGCCGAAGTACGAGTGAATGAAGTCTCTGAATATCAGGCTATTGTCGATGCCGAGTGGAGCATCATTTACCGCAAACTCGAAGCTATCGTCGCTACGGGGGCCAAGGTCGTACTCTCCAAGCTTCCTATCGGAGACTTGGCCACTCAGTACTTTGCCGACCGTGACATCTTCTGTGCCGGTCGAGTTGCAGATGGCGATCTCAAGCGTGTCGTCCAGGCCGTCGGTGGATCCATCCAGTCTACATGCACCGACATTGAACCTCATCATTTGGGTCAATGTGGTAGTTTTGAGGAGAGACAAATTGGTGGCGAGAGGTTCAACTTGTTCGAAGATTGCCCCCAGGCCAAGACATGTACTTTGATCTTAAGGGGGGGAGCGGAGCAATTCATTGCTGAAGTGGAAAGAAGTCTGCACGACTCTATTATGATTGTTAAGAGAGCAATCAAGAACAATTCCGTCGTGGCCGGTGGTGGCGCTTGCGAG ATGGAGACATCAAAATATCTTCGAGCTCATTCTCGAACCATTATGGGTAAAGCCCAGCTAATCGTGGGTGCTGTCGCCAAAGCCCTGGAAATCATCCCTCGACAGATCTGCGACAATGCCGGTCTTGATGCTACGGATATCCTCAATAAGCTCCGTATGCGCCATGCTCAAGGAGAAACTTGGGCCGGTATTGACGTCGATGGTGAGGGTGTGCAGGATAACATGAAGAGTTTTGTATGGGAACCCGCTTTGGTTAAGACAAATGCCTTGAGCAGTGCAATCGATGCGGCTTGCTTGATATTGAGTGTCGATGAGACGGTCAGAAACCCCCAGAGCGAACAACCTCAGGCGGGGCCTCCTATGCCAAGAGGGGCTGCCCAACAGGCATTGAGGGGCAGGGGTAGGGGTATGCCTCGAAGATAA
- a CDS encoding efflux protein EncT, variant: MPSVDPAEPSTLEIGSRRPSSDIMKESCDKVASLTGEANTKDENSPPQLQDTQSEHILSDLSTFRKTVLLLTFALANFIDVCNVSGVAIAAAQISQDIGLGTSQVVWIITSYSLCFSAFLLFSGRLSDLFPAGLIFESGLFVLGVLSLATSFVTSNKYAFLILRGLGGIVGSMAVPSSYHLTVHMYPESTQQAAKLAILGLAGGLGNVFGLVLAGLCMKASYHWFFRVIAILCILSTAVTIIILPHTGPLSVPDGEMQRWKRMDVPGVVLIMGSLICFMLSLTQGPINGWRSASFIAPFVLSWPLGIGFFVWEANIPPRTAILPSTVWNITNSVIASLVVLVPMGFWGTSQLLFATYWQTAFNWAPLHVAAAMLPQGLMTLAVGILSQFVPAIIAKPRYSIPIGAILVVAAEVLQIKSNGGHGKDYWRFLFPAFIIGSAGSMILMFASSVNFVQMCPPEMAGVAGAWTSVLVSFFCVSNQVREPALIDGQV, from the exons atGCCTTCGGTCGATCCTGCAGAACCTTCAACTCTCGAAATAGGTAGCCGGCGGCCCTCTTCGGACATTATGAAAGAATCTTGCGACAAAGTGGCCAGCTTGACAGGCGAAGCTAATACGAAGGATGAGAACTCTCCTCCGCAATTGCAAGATACCCAGAGCGAACACATCCTGTCAGACCTATCGACTTTTCGAAAGACGGTGCTACTGCTCACTTTTGCCCTTGCAAACTTTATCGACGTTTGCAACGTTTCTGGCGTGGCCATTGCGGCGGCGCAAATATCTCAGGACATCGGACTGGGGACTTCTCAGGTTGTTTGG ATCATTACGTCTTATTCTCTATGCTTTTCcgcttttctccttttctcggGCCGCTTGTCTGATTTATTTCCTGCCGGTCTCATCTTTGAGAGTGGTTTATTTGTGTTGGGCGTTCTGAGCCTTGCCACTTCCTTCGTGACCTCCAACAA GTATGCGTTTCTCATTCTTCGAGGGCTAGGTGGCATTGTTGGGTCCATGG CTGTTCCCTCGAGCTA CCACCTGACGGTCCACATGTATCCTGAATCGACTCAACAAGCAGCCAAATTGGCCATATTAGGCCTTGCAGGCGGCCTTGGCAACGTCTTTGGCTT AGTGCTTGCTGGTCTTTGCATGAAAGCCTCGTACCACTGGTTCTTCAGAGTTATCGCCATTTTGTGTATACTCTCCACGGCTGTCACCATAATCATTCTTCCCCACACAGGTCCATTATCTGTCCCAGATGGTGAAATGCAGCGCTGGAAACGCATGGACGTCCCTGGCGTTGTGCTGATAATGGGATCGTTGATTTGCTTCATGCTGTCTCTCACCCAGGGACCTATAAATGGATGGCGATCAGCAAGTTTCATAGCGCCATTCGTCCTCTCATGGCCCTTGGGCATTGGCTTCTTTGTGTGGG AGGCCAACATTCCTCCACGTACTGCAATCCTACCTAGTACGGTCTGGAACATTACCAATTCCGTGATTGCTTCACTCGTTGTATTAGTGCCTATGGGCTTCTGGGGTACTTCTCAGTTACTTTTCGCTACTTACTGGCAAACTGCTTTCAACTGGGCCCCAC TTCATGTTGCGGCCGCAATGTTACCCCAAGGCCTTATGACTCTTGCAGTCGGCATTTTAAGCCAATTCGTCCCGGCTATCATCGCGAAACCTAGATATAGTATTCCTATTGGTGCAATTC TCGTCGTCGCTGCTGAAGTTTTACAAATTAAATCCAATGGAGGACATGGTAAAGACTACTGGCGCTTTCTTTTTCCGGCATTCATCATCGGCAGCGCAGGGAGTATGATACTCATGTTCGCAAGTAGTGTGAATTTTGTGCAAATGTGTCCTCCAGAGATGGCCGGAGTCGCGGGTGCGTGGACTAGCGTCTTGGTATCTTTCTTTTGTGTTTCAAATCAAGTTCGTGAACCAGCACTAATAGACGGTCAAGTTTGA
- a CDS encoding efflux protein EncT, producing the protein MPSVDPAEPSTLEIGSRRPSSDIMKESCDKVASLTGEANTKDENSPPQLQDTQSEHILSDLSTFRKTVLLLTFALANFIDVCNVSGVAIAAAQISQDIGLGTSQVVWIITSYSLCFSAFLLFSGRLSDLFPAGLIFESGLFVLGVLSLATSFVTSNKYAFLILRGLGGIVGSMAVPSSYHLTVHMYPESTQQAAKLAILGLAGGLGNVFGLVLAGLCMKASYHWFFRVIAILCILSTAVTIIILPHTGPLSVPDGEMQRWKRMDVPGVVLIMGSLICFMLSLTQGPINGWRSASFIAPFVLSWPLGIGFFVWEANIPPRTAILPSTVWNITNSVIASLVVLVPMGFWGTSQLLFATYWQTAFNWAPLHVAAAMLPQGLMTLAVGILSQFVPAIIAKPRYSIPIGAILVVAAEVLQIKSNGGHGKDYWRFLFPAFIIGSAGSMILMFASSVNFVQMCPPEMAGVAGAWTSVLFEIGGAVTLAVQAGMEKPDPFTFMDVGAKVYYFIIGWTVVLSGVYVAFYKQPKALDVEHEETRKRIMQTKGDMGV; encoded by the exons atGCCTTCGGTCGATCCTGCAGAACCTTCAACTCTCGAAATAGGTAGCCGGCGGCCCTCTTCGGACATTATGAAAGAATCTTGCGACAAAGTGGCCAGCTTGACAGGCGAAGCTAATACGAAGGATGAGAACTCTCCTCCGCAATTGCAAGATACCCAGAGCGAACACATCCTGTCAGACCTATCGACTTTTCGAAAGACGGTGCTACTGCTCACTTTTGCCCTTGCAAACTTTATCGACGTTTGCAACGTTTCTGGCGTGGCCATTGCGGCGGCGCAAATATCTCAGGACATCGGACTGGGGACTTCTCAGGTTGTTTGG ATCATTACGTCTTATTCTCTATGCTTTTCcgcttttctccttttctcggGCCGCTTGTCTGATTTATTTCCTGCCGGTCTCATCTTTGAGAGTGGTTTATTTGTGTTGGGCGTTCTGAGCCTTGCCACTTCCTTCGTGACCTCCAACAA GTATGCGTTTCTCATTCTTCGAGGGCTAGGTGGCATTGTTGGGTCCATGG CTGTTCCCTCGAGCTA CCACCTGACGGTCCACATGTATCCTGAATCGACTCAACAAGCAGCCAAATTGGCCATATTAGGCCTTGCAGGCGGCCTTGGCAACGTCTTTGGCTT AGTGCTTGCTGGTCTTTGCATGAAAGCCTCGTACCACTGGTTCTTCAGAGTTATCGCCATTTTGTGTATACTCTCCACGGCTGTCACCATAATCATTCTTCCCCACACAGGTCCATTATCTGTCCCAGATGGTGAAATGCAGCGCTGGAAACGCATGGACGTCCCTGGCGTTGTGCTGATAATGGGATCGTTGATTTGCTTCATGCTGTCTCTCACCCAGGGACCTATAAATGGATGGCGATCAGCAAGTTTCATAGCGCCATTCGTCCTCTCATGGCCCTTGGGCATTGGCTTCTTTGTGTGGG AGGCCAACATTCCTCCACGTACTGCAATCCTACCTAGTACGGTCTGGAACATTACCAATTCCGTGATTGCTTCACTCGTTGTATTAGTGCCTATGGGCTTCTGGGGTACTTCTCAGTTACTTTTCGCTACTTACTGGCAAACTGCTTTCAACTGGGCCCCAC TTCATGTTGCGGCCGCAATGTTACCCCAAGGCCTTATGACTCTTGCAGTCGGCATTTTAAGCCAATTCGTCCCGGCTATCATCGCGAAACCTAGATATAGTATTCCTATTGGTGCAATTC TCGTCGTCGCTGCTGAAGTTTTACAAATTAAATCCAATGGAGGACATGGTAAAGACTACTGGCGCTTTCTTTTTCCGGCATTCATCATCGGCAGCGCAGGGAGTATGATACTCATGTTCGCAAGTAGTGTGAATTTTGTGCAAATGTGTCCTCCAGAGATGGCCGGAGTCGCGGGTGCGTGGACTAGCGTCTTG TTTGAGATAGGAGGTGCGGTCACACTCGCTGTACAAGCAGGTATGGAAAAACCTGATCCTTTCACATTTATGGATGTTGGGGCCAAAGTGTATTATTTCATCATCGGCTGGACCGTAGTATTATCGGGGGTTTATGTGGCATTTTACAAGCAGCCTAAAGCCTTGGATGTTGAGCATGAGGAGACGAGGAAGCGAATCATGCAGACCAAAGGGGACATGGGGGTCTAA